From the Gemmatimonadaceae bacterium genome, one window contains:
- a CDS encoding AAA family ATPase — translation MAVQSISIRTQDTSREILLAAASRLRTEIAKRIVGQEAVIDEVIMALLAGGHALLVGVPGLAKTLIIRSVSEAMDLDFRRIQFTPDLVPSDITGTEIMEEDTATGGRSFRFVKGPIFANIVLADEINRAPPRTQAALLEAMQEHRVTAAGETMALPEPFFVLATQNPIEQEGTYPLPEAQLDRFLFDIRVGYPDEEAEIGILRSTTGVESEPLRPVINGEETRALQQLVREIPAADAALRFAARLARGTRPAEPGASETVKKYVRWGAGPRAGQALILGAKAHALLAGRFAVSPADIVRVARPVLRHRVLPNFAAEAKGFTAEQIIDGLLEDVKPPKSEIGL, via the coding sequence ATGGCTGTCCAATCGATTTCAATCAGAACCCAGGATACGTCCCGCGAAATCCTTCTCGCCGCGGCGTCGCGTCTCCGCACCGAGATCGCAAAACGCATCGTCGGGCAGGAAGCAGTCATCGACGAGGTGATCATGGCGCTCCTCGCCGGAGGGCATGCGCTGCTCGTCGGCGTTCCAGGCCTCGCCAAGACACTTATCATCCGCAGCGTGAGCGAAGCCATGGATCTCGATTTTCGACGGATTCAGTTCACCCCCGATCTCGTCCCAAGTGACATCACCGGTACCGAGATCATGGAAGAGGACACGGCAACCGGCGGACGGTCATTCAGATTTGTCAAAGGTCCCATCTTCGCCAACATCGTTCTTGCCGACGAGATCAACCGGGCACCACCTCGCACCCAGGCGGCGCTGCTCGAAGCGATGCAGGAGCATCGTGTCACCGCGGCCGGCGAAACGATGGCGCTTCCCGAGCCATTCTTCGTTCTTGCGACGCAGAACCCTATCGAACAAGAGGGGACGTATCCCCTCCCTGAAGCCCAGCTCGATCGCTTTCTGTTCGACATACGCGTCGGCTACCCCGACGAAGAAGCGGAAATCGGAATACTTCGCTCCACCACAGGTGTCGAGTCCGAGCCACTTCGCCCGGTGATTAACGGCGAAGAAACCCGCGCGCTACAGCAACTGGTGCGCGAAATACCCGCCGCCGACGCTGCACTCAGATTTGCCGCACGTCTCGCCCGCGGTACCAGACCGGCAGAACCCGGGGCGTCCGAGACGGTAAAAAAATATGTCCGCTGGGGTGCAGGCCCGCGAGCCGGGCAGGCACTCATTCTCGGTGCCAAGGCGCATGCGCTTCTTGCTGGCCGGTTTGCCGTATCGCCCGCCGATATTGTTCGCGTAGCGCGACCCGTGCTACGTCACCGGGTGCTCCCCAATTTTGCTGCCGAAGCAAAAGGCTTTACGGCCGAGCAGATCATCGACGGGCTGCTGGAGGACGTGAAGCCGCCCAAGAGCGAAATCGGGCTGTAG
- a CDS encoding DUF58 domain-containing protein: MLPWGNFDSAAGRRAPGTGNEFADLLDAVHGIRWPSGSAVRSGASGAHNSRLRGTSAEFTEYRPYRQGDDLGRIDWKLFARSDRAYIRLSNDRAVLPTTIVLDASASMAFPVDSLAKWKYAAQIAVGLAAVARNSADPVGLVIAHTSEPVQLPPRTRQSAIHEVIRAVSEIQPGGDAPLSPSVSAAIRVSGRVVVITDFLGDSADLLVNAARAVAGARELHAIHIVAPEEMEPSRETRLVADPEQPDVRRPLTEDARVQYLTAFSAWRDNIAHDWSDAGVSYTLALAGAEEPASFIRRVTAPRGMVASV, translated from the coding sequence ATGCTCCCCTGGGGAAATTTTGACTCCGCTGCCGGGCGGCGGGCACCAGGCACCGGAAACGAGTTTGCAGATCTCCTCGATGCCGTGCACGGTATCCGTTGGCCCTCGGGCTCAGCAGTGAGGAGCGGCGCTTCCGGAGCGCATAACTCGCGGCTTCGCGGAACCTCGGCCGAGTTCACCGAGTATCGCCCGTACCGGCAGGGAGACGACCTCGGCCGTATCGACTGGAAGCTGTTCGCGCGCAGCGATCGCGCATACATAAGGCTGTCAAATGATCGTGCGGTTTTGCCGACCACGATCGTACTCGACGCGAGTGCGTCGATGGCGTTTCCTGTCGACTCGCTGGCGAAATGGAAGTATGCGGCGCAGATCGCAGTTGGACTCGCGGCGGTCGCGCGCAATTCCGCCGATCCTGTTGGCTTGGTGATCGCGCACACCAGCGAACCAGTCCAGCTTCCACCGAGAACGCGGCAGAGTGCCATTCACGAAGTGATTCGCGCGGTCAGTGAAATTCAGCCCGGCGGAGATGCACCGTTGTCGCCGTCGGTCAGCGCCGCGATACGTGTCAGTGGACGAGTGGTCGTCATTACTGATTTTCTCGGCGACTCCGCCGATCTGCTCGTCAATGCGGCGCGGGCAGTAGCCGGCGCGCGAGAGCTGCACGCGATTCATATAGTTGCGCCGGAAGAGATGGAACCGTCGCGCGAGACGCGCCTTGTCGCAGACCCTGAGCAGCCCGACGTGCGCCGGCCACTGACCGAAGACGCCCGCGTACAATACCTCACGGCATTCAGTGCATGGCGGGACAATATCGCTCACGATTGGAGTGATGCAGGGGTTTCATATACCCTTGCGCTTGCCGGAGCGGAGGAGCCGGCCAGTTTCATTCGCCGCGTAACTGCGCCTCGTGGCATGGTGGCCAGCGTGTGA
- a CDS encoding BatA domain-containing protein: MTLLAPGFLYAAMAVAAVITALHFLVTRQPQAAMLPTARFVPNLPATATSHAARPSDLILLLLRLLLVIATGAALARPALTPSRAPMARLILADVSGAVRNVGELRDSVGSVYRRGDVLIAFDSAARRIPSGAVDKVASLPVSAARGNLSVALVSAIRAGGDMRERADSIELVIVSPFAAEEWNAATDTIRKLWPGRARIIHAGAPAETVRPRSFQILTRAPAGDPMHVTATLSATERRSETRLIRDDATVADAQWAATANRVLVAWPAEARPPGAVTRPGQNVNEQPPAGGVVAGSAVVIAAFERQWVFPADSIAGAHVVARWIDGEPAAVERQAGDGCVRSVAIPVTHSGDLAIRAEFVRLVTALTGPCVAEVSGAPLVQPKLATLAGSGGFAPREAFNASAAGNSLLAPWLFGLAIAAAVLELFVRGTDRTAASGKTDGAQSGTLEKGQS, translated from the coding sequence GTGACGCTGCTCGCTCCCGGCTTTCTTTACGCCGCAATGGCTGTTGCAGCAGTAATCACAGCTCTCCATTTCCTTGTGACGCGCCAGCCACAGGCCGCAATGCTCCCGACCGCCCGGTTCGTCCCCAACTTGCCGGCAACGGCCACCTCCCATGCAGCTCGCCCGTCGGATCTTATTCTTCTCCTGTTGCGGCTGCTGCTGGTGATTGCGACGGGGGCTGCGCTCGCGCGTCCTGCGCTGACTCCGTCCAGGGCGCCAATGGCGCGGCTCATACTTGCCGATGTATCGGGCGCGGTGCGGAATGTCGGAGAGCTTAGAGACAGCGTGGGCAGCGTATATCGAAGGGGCGACGTTCTGATCGCGTTTGACTCCGCGGCCCGCCGGATTCCCAGCGGCGCGGTCGACAAGGTCGCTTCGTTACCGGTATCAGCGGCTCGCGGCAATCTGTCCGTGGCGCTCGTGTCCGCGATTCGTGCCGGGGGGGACATGCGCGAACGAGCCGACAGCATCGAGCTGGTCATCGTGTCACCGTTTGCGGCGGAGGAATGGAACGCAGCGACCGACACCATTCGAAAGCTGTGGCCGGGTCGCGCCCGGATCATTCATGCGGGGGCCCCGGCAGAAACTGTCAGGCCTCGTTCTTTTCAGATACTGACGAGAGCACCGGCCGGCGATCCAATGCATGTGACGGCGACACTCTCAGCCACTGAGCGGCGCAGCGAGACGCGTCTGATTCGCGACGATGCAACGGTTGCGGATGCTCAATGGGCTGCCACCGCCAATCGCGTCCTTGTCGCATGGCCTGCCGAAGCGCGACCGCCCGGCGCTGTCACGCGCCCAGGGCAGAACGTGAATGAACAGCCACCAGCAGGTGGCGTCGTCGCCGGAAGTGCCGTGGTTATCGCCGCGTTCGAACGACAGTGGGTATTCCCCGCCGATTCAATTGCAGGCGCTCATGTGGTTGCACGGTGGATAGATGGTGAACCCGCCGCAGTCGAGCGCCAAGCCGGGGATGGTTGCGTTCGGTCTGTTGCAATACCAGTCACGCACTCCGGCGATCTCGCAATCAGAGCCGAGTTTGTCCGCCTCGTGACGGCGCTTACTGGACCGTGCGTCGCTGAGGTCAGCGGTGCGCCGCTCGTCCAGCCGAAGCTGGCAACACTCGCCGGCAGTGGCGGATTTGCGCCCCGCGAGGCGTTCAACGCAAGCGCCGCTGGTAACTCGTTGCTCGCGCCATGGCTGTTTGGTTTGGCGATTGCCGCCGCGGTGCTGGAGCTTTTCGTTCGCGGTACTGACCGCACCGCTGCAAGTGGGAAAACGGATGGAGCACAGTCGGGCACTTTGGAAAAGGGCCAGTCATGA
- a CDS encoding DUF4175 family protein: MTAKQRVDSARMQLGVAVIAGAVAWGAASMLGVLAAFSFASAIAPPGNDAGNWKLVTAITAGALASGTILWRARHLASRYRVALWIEERIPRLHYSLITAIEPAFAATSPREHFSRLEEAVAREDFAAVTGAAVRRTMLPAIAAAFIATAVLYASALSAPGEEGLLSRLADGTPQSTAAAGSKLEKLEVIVTPPGYTGARSETLDNPSSVSALTGSRILVKGAGTAESLRASLGTARLTVSAGRESWSLSLTMPRGAAALSLRDRGHERLLILEPMSDAPPVIALLSPQRDSTLRQPRMVVRLSARATDDIGLNGAYFEYLVTTGSGEIFSARTLATPVVRFEGAKTGSFSATLDLGSLKLGQGDVVSMRAVTHDRNSLSGPGIATSDTRTFRIARADEYAALSVDAAAPAPVDSSAMSQRMLIMMTEELIRKEKKLSRAEWVKQSTDLGDMEDRIRKRVDAILNASDSPEDQSHLEEAGHVHTLDENDGPLNKDLLEAYNALWEAVRSLQIGEPGPALPPMRVALKALDRARVANRLYLRGAPPAVIVDLARVRLSGKEKGAASTRTARTAADTARARMVLRFNDAIEMLPRAAPGALRTLMLLRVEAIAVAPLFAAALGEAVEALRSGRDATLSLLRARRALEGEPSGVPGLSPWSGSGAGG; this comes from the coding sequence ATGACCGCAAAACAGCGTGTCGACTCTGCGCGCATGCAACTCGGCGTTGCTGTTATCGCCGGTGCAGTGGCCTGGGGCGCGGCGTCGATGCTCGGTGTACTCGCGGCCTTTTCTTTTGCATCAGCGATTGCACCTCCCGGTAACGATGCTGGTAACTGGAAGCTCGTCACCGCAATTACCGCCGGAGCGCTTGCAAGCGGGACAATCCTGTGGCGGGCCCGGCATCTCGCATCGCGCTATCGAGTTGCGCTCTGGATCGAGGAACGAATCCCGCGCCTGCACTACTCACTCATCACTGCAATCGAACCCGCGTTCGCCGCAACTTCTCCCAGGGAACATTTTTCCAGGCTCGAAGAAGCCGTAGCCCGGGAAGATTTTGCTGCCGTAACTGGAGCGGCCGTTCGCCGAACGATGCTACCCGCCATTGCGGCGGCTTTCATTGCAACCGCAGTGCTCTATGCCTCCGCGCTCTCCGCGCCTGGTGAGGAAGGATTGTTGTCGCGACTGGCTGACGGAACTCCGCAATCCACCGCAGCAGCCGGCAGCAAACTGGAAAAACTCGAAGTAATTGTGACGCCCCCCGGCTACACCGGCGCGCGGTCGGAGACGCTCGACAATCCGTCGTCGGTTTCCGCACTGACTGGCAGCAGGATTCTTGTCAAAGGCGCAGGCACTGCCGAGAGTCTGCGCGCGTCTCTCGGTACGGCCAGGCTGACCGTATCGGCTGGGCGCGAATCGTGGTCGCTTTCGCTGACCATGCCGCGGGGAGCCGCAGCACTTTCACTTCGGGATCGAGGCCACGAGCGGCTTCTGATACTCGAGCCGATGTCGGACGCACCACCTGTAATCGCACTGTTGTCGCCACAGCGTGACAGCACACTCCGACAGCCACGAATGGTCGTGCGATTATCCGCGAGAGCCACCGATGATATCGGTCTCAACGGCGCGTACTTCGAGTATCTGGTAACAACCGGGTCCGGGGAAATATTCAGCGCCCGTACTTTGGCGACACCAGTCGTTCGCTTTGAAGGAGCGAAAACTGGATCGTTCAGCGCAACGCTGGACCTGGGATCCCTGAAACTCGGTCAGGGTGATGTAGTCTCGATGCGGGCGGTCACGCATGATCGGAACTCGCTGAGCGGGCCCGGCATCGCCACGTCCGATACGCGGACTTTTCGCATCGCGCGCGCCGACGAGTACGCTGCCCTCTCTGTGGATGCAGCAGCCCCTGCGCCTGTCGACAGTTCGGCGATGAGCCAGCGGATGCTGATCATGATGACCGAAGAGCTCATCAGAAAGGAGAAGAAATTGTCTCGCGCCGAATGGGTGAAGCAGTCAACCGATCTCGGCGATATGGAGGACCGTATCCGAAAGCGGGTCGACGCGATTCTCAACGCCAGCGATTCGCCGGAGGACCAGTCGCACCTGGAGGAGGCCGGTCATGTGCACACTCTGGATGAGAACGACGGACCCCTGAACAAGGATCTCCTGGAAGCATACAACGCGCTTTGGGAAGCTGTGCGATCGTTGCAGATCGGTGAGCCAGGGCCTGCACTGCCGCCGATGCGTGTGGCACTGAAAGCGCTGGACCGCGCGCGGGTGGCAAACAGGTTATACCTGCGCGGAGCACCACCGGCAGTGATTGTCGATCTGGCGCGCGTGCGTCTCTCGGGCAAGGAGAAGGGTGCGGCGAGCACACGTACTGCACGGACTGCTGCCGATACTGCAAGAGCGAGAATGGTCCTCAGGTTCAACGATGCGATCGAGATGTTGCCGCGCGCGGCGCCGGGTGCGCTCCGAACGTTGATGCTGCTGCGCGTCGAAGCCATTGCCGTTGCGCCATTGTTCGCGGCAGCATTGGGCGAGGCCGTCGAAGCATTGAGATCGGGGCGTGACGCGACTCTTTCGCTGCTGCGTGCGCGCCGCGCGCTCGAGGGCGAGCCCAGCGGAGTTCCTGGTCTGTCGCCGTGGTCGGGATCGGGGGCAGGCGGCTGA
- a CDS encoding DUF4159 domain-containing protein yields MSEFVFCTGRYESGDWDSAPTLPANLIDSVARYTGVDVAPSGAIVSLASERILDYPLVYLTGHLPFRFTEAERRNVRTLVNRGGMLFIDDHNHDIGGVFHKTAVEEISRTFAPPRDLPNDHTLYNCFFKFDDGPPATSHELNGWGDNLVHRNLQAVMRGDRIAVLYSSKDYSSEWNYHPDNKRFSAVDNTRFGVNIIVYALTR; encoded by the coding sequence ATGAGCGAATTTGTCTTCTGTACCGGGCGCTATGAATCGGGCGATTGGGATAGTGCGCCCACCTTGCCAGCCAATCTGATTGATTCTGTCGCGCGATATACCGGGGTCGACGTGGCGCCATCGGGGGCGATCGTGTCGCTCGCATCCGAAAGAATTCTCGATTATCCGCTCGTGTATCTCACCGGACACCTCCCATTCCGTTTCACCGAGGCCGAACGGCGCAATGTGCGCACACTGGTCAATCGCGGCGGGATGCTCTTCATCGACGACCACAATCATGACATCGGCGGCGTCTTTCACAAAACGGCCGTAGAGGAAATCAGCCGCACGTTCGCGCCACCGCGCGATCTCCCGAACGATCACACCTTGTACAACTGTTTTTTCAAGTTCGACGACGGGCCTCCTGCGACAAGCCATGAGCTCAACGGATGGGGTGACAACCTTGTGCACCGCAATCTTCAGGCAGTGATGCGCGGCGACAGGATTGCCGTGCTTTACAGCAGCAAGGATTACAGCTCGGAATGGAACTACCACCCCGACAACAAGCGCTTCTCGGCCGTCGATAACACGCGGTTCGGCGTCAACATCATAGTGTATGCCCTCACACGTTAA
- a CDS encoding ATP-binding cassette domain-containing protein, whose translation MAIRGVVGFANQRAGVAQVAWCAINLAGRRGRFLTRRSAGTLSGGERARVALAMIVLARANLLVLDEPTNHLDVESIEALEEYDGTVILVSHDREVLRTLVV comes from the coding sequence GTGGCTATTCGCGGTGTTGTCGGTTTCGCTAATCAGCGAGCTGGCGTCGCGCAGGTTGCGTGGTGTGCGATAAACCTGGCGGGCCGGCGCGGTCGGTTCCTGACGAGGCGCAGTGCGGGAACGCTGTCCGGCGGCGAGAGAGCCCGCGTCGCGCTGGCGATGATTGTTCTCGCGCGGGCCAACCTGCTGGTCCTCGATGAGCCGACCAATCACCTCGACGTCGAATCGATTGAAGCGCTCGAAGAATATGACGGTACCGTGATTCTGGTGAGCCACGATCGGGAGGTGTTGCGAACGCTGGTCGTTTAG
- a CDS encoding M28 family peptidase: MRAPVKTNSSLALRPEDLHPWCMTKRFLNQAVAIFALIILAVILVAAPLALAAQHPLDPRAVDQSASVISVARLMGRISALAHDSMLGRKPGHRGGTITTEYLSREMRRIGLEPARLGQYLQPVRLRTASAKGSVRFTARGQRIALIQDRQVIIGAIKPGPHRISRASLVLVGHGIVAPEFRWDDYKGANLAGNIAVILDGEPASLTSRGFAPNASSTYHGMWFLRARHAIAHGAAGVIIVRGGSDSVHAVRARRTQHSATIGDAPSTIPEPPVTVVLSASGADRLARSIGDSIAGWRQRAKDSAFTPSLLPVMLDADFVVNSIPFTSHNVIGIIPGSDPALRSECVVYAAHWDAYGVGPPVNGDSIYNGALDNAAGVSTMLAIAEATRALPRTPARTTVFLATTAEESGMLGADAYVANPVCPMDKTVLAIGMDWTWTWGRTDTISSNGFGYSTVDSAAGLIARRMGKKFVPGWSDYWMASDQSAFLTKGVPSWFGGLDGEVTGKPRGWALEQLSSTQTHVPSDEILPTWDMSGAVEEARFLYHLGVHAAEMHSPFRWTADSEFYRAARASRPP, from the coding sequence ATGCGGGCGCCGGTGAAGACGAACAGCTCCCTTGCGCTCCGGCCGGAAGACCTGCATCCGTGGTGCATGACTAAACGCTTTCTGAATCAGGCGGTGGCGATATTTGCGTTGATTATCCTCGCCGTGATCCTCGTCGCTGCACCACTCGCGCTTGCTGCGCAACATCCTCTCGACCCTCGCGCGGTTGATCAAAGCGCGAGTGTCATCAGCGTTGCCAGATTGATGGGTCGCATATCGGCCCTTGCGCACGACTCCATGCTCGGAAGGAAGCCCGGACACCGCGGCGGGACGATAACAACCGAATATCTGTCGCGTGAGATGAGGCGCATCGGTCTCGAGCCCGCAAGACTTGGACAATATCTCCAGCCCGTTCGGCTGCGAACCGCGTCAGCAAAAGGGTCGGTTCGCTTCACGGCACGGGGACAGCGGATCGCGCTGATTCAGGATCGGCAGGTCATCATCGGCGCGATCAAGCCCGGACCGCATCGAATATCGCGTGCATCACTGGTTCTCGTCGGTCACGGAATCGTTGCACCTGAATTCCGCTGGGATGACTACAAGGGCGCGAACCTCGCTGGCAACATCGCCGTTATCCTCGATGGGGAACCCGCGTCACTCACGAGTCGTGGCTTTGCGCCGAACGCGTCATCGACGTATCACGGCATGTGGTTTCTCCGCGCTCGTCATGCGATTGCGCACGGTGCCGCCGGCGTTATCATCGTACGTGGGGGAAGCGATTCGGTCCATGCGGTTCGCGCTCGCCGCACGCAACACAGTGCGACAATCGGGGACGCACCTTCTACAATACCGGAGCCTCCAGTTACAGTCGTTCTCTCAGCGTCCGGCGCTGATCGACTGGCGCGCAGCATCGGCGATTCCATCGCGGGATGGCGACAACGAGCGAAGGATTCTGCGTTTACGCCCTCGTTGCTGCCGGTGATGCTCGACGCGGACTTCGTCGTGAATTCCATTCCTTTCACAAGCCACAATGTCATTGGCATAATTCCCGGTTCCGACCCGGCGCTTCGGAGTGAATGCGTTGTGTATGCCGCGCACTGGGATGCTTACGGAGTAGGGCCGCCGGTGAACGGCGATTCGATCTATAACGGCGCGCTCGATAACGCCGCGGGGGTAAGCACCATGCTCGCGATCGCCGAAGCGACACGCGCCCTGCCGCGTACTCCGGCCCGAACCACAGTATTTCTTGCAACGACGGCAGAAGAGTCGGGCATGTTGGGCGCGGACGCGTACGTGGCCAATCCGGTTTGTCCGATGGACAAGACGGTGCTGGCGATCGGCATGGACTGGACATGGACATGGGGACGAACCGACACCATCTCCTCGAACGGCTTTGGATACTCGACCGTCGACTCAGCCGCTGGTTTAATAGCACGGCGCATGGGGAAGAAGTTTGTGCCTGGATGGAGCGACTACTGGATGGCCTCCGACCAGTCGGCGTTTCTTACCAAAGGTGTTCCGTCATGGTTTGGAGGTCTGGACGGCGAAGTAACAGGCAAGCCTCGCGGGTGGGCACTCGAGCAATTGAGCTCGACGCAAACCCACGTTCCCTCGGACGAGATACTTCCAACGTGGGACATGTCGGGCGCCGTAGAGGAAGCTCGATTTCTCTACCATCTTGGCGTGCACGCGGCGGAAATGCACTCACCATTCAGGTGGACAGCGGACAGCGAATTCTACAGAGCAGCGCGAGCTTCGCGGCCACCGTAG
- a CDS encoding RNA polymerase sigma factor: protein MRTIRIRHSGGRKQQFQSVELRRRQAHPRHCYQSAVTLPRPNLSTNSTSLCSGISLADEPKTHHDPSRGIEDADAVARALGGDAGAFAQLVHRYIAVAHAVARAVVESDADADDVVQDAFLLAFKELRSARDPGRFRAWLLRIVRNRAYNVVEFRRVRQHEVLSGFEPASEDADPSILAERSDARAAILRALATLKPVPREVLWLHDVEGFSHAEIAELLRTSALMSRKHLMNARRALKLELHQYRGDE, encoded by the coding sequence ATGCGCACGATTCGCATCCGGCACTCCGGTGGGAGAAAGCAACAGTTTCAATCAGTCGAGTTACGAAGGAGACAGGCGCACCCCCGACATTGTTACCAGAGCGCGGTAACACTTCCCCGGCCAAACCTGTCTACCAACAGCACGAGTCTCTGCAGCGGGATTTCACTGGCCGACGAGCCCAAGACGCACCATGACCCAAGTCGGGGAATCGAGGACGCGGATGCCGTCGCGCGCGCACTTGGCGGAGACGCCGGCGCGTTCGCGCAGCTGGTCCATCGCTACATCGCCGTCGCCCACGCCGTCGCCAGGGCGGTGGTCGAGTCGGATGCGGACGCCGATGACGTCGTCCAGGACGCGTTTCTCCTCGCGTTCAAGGAACTTCGCTCGGCGCGCGACCCAGGTAGGTTTCGCGCGTGGCTTCTCCGGATCGTGCGGAACCGTGCTTACAACGTGGTGGAGTTCCGTCGGGTACGACAGCACGAAGTATTGTCGGGGTTCGAGCCGGCATCGGAGGACGCCGATCCGTCAATCCTCGCCGAAAGGAGCGACGCGCGTGCCGCCATCCTCCGGGCGCTCGCGACGCTGAAGCCGGTGCCACGCGAAGTCTTATGGCTCCACGACGTCGAAGGCTTTTCGCATGCGGAAATCGCCGAGTTGCTGCGTACGTCCGCGCTGATGTCGCGCAAGCATCTTATGAACGCGCGTCGCGCGCTCAAGTTGGAGCTTCACCAGTATCGAGGCGACGAATGA
- a CDS encoding serine hydrolase produces MRIVRIVAVSWLLTTAMAYAASAQGGGPPSDSALARSIASYLDAEADRFSGVVLVARRGEPIVELACGYANRKMLVANTAATRFQLASGDKWFAKVAISQLVAAGKVKTSDTVGKFLPRYPSATVRSKVTVEQLLTHRSGLGMYWNDAYAARRKSLRTLDDVVALFSHEEPAFTPGERQLYSNNGYVLLGRIVEVASGMSWYEYVRRQITTPAGMTRTAYLTLDEWPADKAIGFTATAGAPQATENTRSIAFRGSSAGGGYSTARDLLRLDAALRRGEIGDTAVLARITARAPGGRVILANGGGAGANVEISRLGDYTIIVLANLDPPAATRVLTQIVALLQPAAPPPANPPFAAGANRPAANLRAEVEQLNASMVEAFQRGDPLAVAAHYTDDARIIGPRGAAVEGREAINAYWKGFPSQGRTWKLEALDVGGTRDLVYQYGRSTISGGIGSQSVAWIGIWRRQANGQLKLAVDYWVPSQ; encoded by the coding sequence ATGCGAATCGTGCGCATTGTTGCAGTGAGCTGGCTTTTGACGACCGCGATGGCGTACGCGGCAAGCGCCCAGGGCGGCGGTCCGCCGTCCGACTCGGCGCTGGCGCGGTCGATCGCGTCCTACCTGGACGCCGAAGCCGACCGTTTCTCGGGCGTGGTGCTGGTCGCGCGGCGCGGGGAGCCCATCGTCGAGCTCGCGTGCGGCTACGCCAATCGAAAGATGTTGGTCGCGAACACCGCGGCGACGCGATTTCAGCTTGCCTCCGGCGACAAGTGGTTCGCGAAGGTGGCGATCTCTCAACTGGTTGCTGCGGGGAAAGTGAAAACCTCCGACACGGTCGGAAAGTTTCTTCCGCGGTATCCGAGCGCGACGGTTCGGTCAAAGGTCACGGTCGAGCAGCTCTTGACGCACCGATCCGGGCTCGGCATGTACTGGAACGATGCGTATGCCGCGCGCAGGAAGAGCCTGCGGACCCTCGACGACGTCGTCGCGCTTTTCTCGCACGAGGAACCGGCGTTCACCCCGGGCGAACGACAACTGTACTCGAACAACGGGTATGTGCTGCTTGGGCGCATCGTCGAAGTGGCAAGCGGCATGTCGTGGTATGAGTACGTCCGGCGCCAGATAACCACACCTGCGGGGATGACCCGAACCGCGTACCTGACGCTCGACGAATGGCCCGCCGACAAGGCGATCGGTTTTACTGCGACTGCGGGCGCGCCGCAGGCCACCGAGAACACGCGAAGCATTGCGTTTCGCGGTTCCTCGGCCGGAGGCGGGTACTCGACGGCTCGCGACCTGCTGCGTCTCGACGCCGCGTTGCGCAGGGGCGAGATCGGAGACACGGCGGTCCTGGCGCGAATTACGGCGCGAGCTCCGGGCGGTCGCGTGATTCTCGCGAACGGTGGTGGCGCGGGCGCGAACGTGGAGATCAGCCGGCTGGGGGACTACACGATCATCGTACTGGCCAATCTCGACCCACCGGCAGCTACTCGCGTTCTCACGCAGATCGTGGCGCTACTGCAACCGGCGGCACCCCCGCCGGCCAATCCACCGTTCGCGGCCGGTGCGAACCGGCCCGCGGCGAACCTGCGAGCGGAGGTCGAACAGCTCAACGCGTCGATGGTCGAGGCGTTTCAGCGAGGTGATCCATTGGCGGTCGCCGCGCATTACACCGATGACGCGCGGATCATCGGCCCACGCGGCGCGGCGGTGGAGGGCCGTGAAGCCATCAACGCATACTGGAAGGGCTTTCCGTCGCAGGGGCGCACGTGGAAGCTCGAGGCGCTTGATGTCGGTGGCACGCGCGACCTCGTGTATCAGTACGGCCGCTCGACGATTTCCGGCGGGATAGGCTCGCAGAGCGTTGCGTGGATCGGCATTTGGCGGCGACAGGCAAACGGCCAGCTTAAGCTCGCGGTGGACTACTGGGTGCCGAGCCAGTAA
- a CDS encoding prephenate dehydratase domain-containing protein, producing MKITANGQVMVPVAIREQPRVAFQGALGSFSDEAVSRIWDGQAVLIPMRDFHAAVQAVVVSDADYAVLPVDNTIVGRISESREAISGTPDAFVVGELTLMVRQCLLGQPGATIERLLRVFSHPVALAQCKKFLAMYPAMVPIEAYDTAGAAAEVASRGDAAEAAFAPHGAAARHGLAVLAPDVQDDAANATRFAILASANDNEHPPSWRPAPFFYQFPRELD from the coding sequence ATGAAGATCACCGCCAACGGGCAGGTGATGGTTCCGGTCGCCATTCGCGAACAGCCCCGAGTCGCATTTCAGGGCGCGCTCGGCTCGTTCAGTGACGAGGCGGTGAGCAGAATCTGGGACGGGCAGGCTGTATTGATTCCGATGCGTGACTTCCACGCCGCGGTTCAAGCGGTCGTGGTGAGCGATGCCGACTACGCCGTCCTGCCGGTCGACAATACTATAGTAGGGCGGATCTCCGAGAGCCGCGAAGCGATCTCAGGTACCCCCGATGCATTCGTCGTCGGGGAACTCACCCTGATGGTTCGGCAGTGCCTCCTTGGGCAACCGGGAGCCACGATTGAACGTCTACTCCGCGTGTTCAGCCACCCAGTTGCGCTCGCACAATGCAAAAAGTTTCTTGCCATGTACCCGGCGATGGTTCCAATCGAGGCGTACGATACGGCGGGAGCTGCCGCCGAAGTAGCTTCACGTGGAGATGCTGCAGAGGCTGCGTTTGCACCCCACGGGGCGGCCGCGCGCCACGGACTGGCTGTGCTCGCCCCAGACGTTCAGGATGACGCAGCCAATGCGACCAGGTTTGCTATTCTCGCATCGGCCAACGACAACGAACATCCGCCGAGCTGGCGACCTGCGCCATTTTTTTACCAGTTCCCCCGGGAACTGGATTGA